The Dreissena polymorpha isolate Duluth1 chromosome 10, UMN_Dpol_1.0, whole genome shotgun sequence genome includes a region encoding these proteins:
- the LOC127847250 gene encoding receptor-binding cancer antigen expressed on SiSo cells-like isoform X1 has translation MKMFKVIWNIIKKIFGVLFLLCTPLKRLWCRRKRRTSDTILPLANHYPLVENLNSNYSPLNGNPGPDLAPWDSWEEQQKVRSVEEYRQRQLLQQQNSQEPEPEPDYFQDMTPKYQKQKKVLIKKKEASYSGSISSKLAVAEDLPVMQTSELGSWEDEQGNAWEEEAVDDSDLAWEADVLVREKKRQERHLQQQRRKQERDQQRHAKPQSHLSAVKLS, from the exons ATGAAg ATGTTTAAAGTTATCTGGAATATCATTAAAAAGATTTTTGGGGTCCTCTTCCTCCTGTGTACTCCTTTGAAACGACTCTGGTGCCGAAGGAAACGACGAACATCTGACACCATCTTGCCTCTAGCCAATCATTACCCTTTAGTAGAAAACCTTAACTCAAACTATTCACCATTGAACGGAAAC CCGGGGCCTGATTTGGCGCCGTGGGATAGCTGGGAGGAACAGCAGAAGGTGCGGTCGGTGGAAGAATACCGCCAGAGACAGTTGCTACAGCAACAGAACTCCCAGGAGCCCGAACCAGAGCCAGACTACTTTCAGGATATGACCCCAAAATACCAGAAACAGAAAAAG GTTTTGATCAAGAAAAAAGAAGCCAGCTACAGTGGTTCAATATCAAGTAAACTGGCAGTGGCAGAAGACCTTCCTGTGATGCAG ACATCAGAGCTGGGTAGCTGGGAGGATGAGCAGGGGAACGCCTGGGAGGAGGAGGCTGTGGACGACAGCGACCTGGCGTGGGAGGCGGACGTCCTGGTGCGTGAGAAGAAGAGGCAGGAGCGCCACCTACAGCAGCAGCGTCGCAAGCAAGAGCGGGATCAGCAACGGCACGCCAAGCCTCAGAGCCATCTATCAGCGGTGAAGCTTTCATGA
- the LOC127847250 gene encoding receptor-binding cancer antigen expressed on SiSo cells-like isoform X2: MMFKVIWNIIKKIFGVLFLLCTPLKRLWCRRKRRTSDTILPLANHYPLVENLNSNYSPLNGNPGPDLAPWDSWEEQQKVRSVEEYRQRQLLQQQNSQEPEPEPDYFQDMTPKYQKQKKVLIKKKEASYSGSISSKLAVAEDLPVMQTSELGSWEDEQGNAWEEEAVDDSDLAWEADVLVREKKRQERHLQQQRRKQERDQQRHAKPQSHLSAVKLS; this comes from the exons ATG ATGTTTAAAGTTATCTGGAATATCATTAAAAAGATTTTTGGGGTCCTCTTCCTCCTGTGTACTCCTTTGAAACGACTCTGGTGCCGAAGGAAACGACGAACATCTGACACCATCTTGCCTCTAGCCAATCATTACCCTTTAGTAGAAAACCTTAACTCAAACTATTCACCATTGAACGGAAAC CCGGGGCCTGATTTGGCGCCGTGGGATAGCTGGGAGGAACAGCAGAAGGTGCGGTCGGTGGAAGAATACCGCCAGAGACAGTTGCTACAGCAACAGAACTCCCAGGAGCCCGAACCAGAGCCAGACTACTTTCAGGATATGACCCCAAAATACCAGAAACAGAAAAAG GTTTTGATCAAGAAAAAAGAAGCCAGCTACAGTGGTTCAATATCAAGTAAACTGGCAGTGGCAGAAGACCTTCCTGTGATGCAG ACATCAGAGCTGGGTAGCTGGGAGGATGAGCAGGGGAACGCCTGGGAGGAGGAGGCTGTGGACGACAGCGACCTGGCGTGGGAGGCGGACGTCCTGGTGCGTGAGAAGAAGAGGCAGGAGCGCCACCTACAGCAGCAGCGTCGCAAGCAAGAGCGGGATCAGCAACGGCACGCCAAGCCTCAGAGCCATCTATCAGCGGTGAAGCTTTCATGA
- the LOC127847251 gene encoding cysteine and tyrosine-rich protein 1-like has protein sequence MAPVLAHHVRQLLLLLAGFIDAVKAGSYCYYIHEDYYDWRQTYCESGCCRQHGDEDEICCFSWTIGIIMGIAFACVGFIAVIAFLVVCCHQMKKRGRIGSTLQQAVGVHQAPAYPQNNTVVFATAPPYPYPYQQNYPGSGYNAHAPPPYTAVTNPAYPVQAPGRDTGPAAPMYPAFPPSSDPYNGYGTGNG, from the exons ATGGCACCCGTTTTGGCTCATCACGTGCGTCAACTACTCCTGTTGTTAGCCGGTTTCATAG ATGCTGTCAAGGCGGGCTCGTACTGTTACTACATCCACGAGGACTACTACGACTGGCGGCAGACTTACTGTGAGAGCGGATGTTGCCGGCAGCATGGCGACGAAGACGAGATCTGCTGCTTCTCGTG GACTATAGGGATCATTATGGGGATTGCTTTCGCGTGCGTCGGCTTCATAGCAGTGATCGCCTTCCTGGTCGTCTGCTGTCACCAAATGAAGAAGCGGGGCCGGATAGGGAGCACCCTCCAACAGGCGGTGGGCGTCCATCAGGCTCCCGCGTATCCCCAGAACAACACCGTGGTGTTTGCGA CGGCACCGCCTTACCCGTACCCATATCAGCAGAACTACCCCGGTTCCGGTTACAACGCGCATGCGCCTCCGCCCTACACGGCTGTTACCAACCCCGCCTACCCAGTGCAAGCGCCAGGCCGGGACACAGGCCCTGCCGCGCCTATGTACCCCGCGTTTCCGCCCAGCTCCGATCCGTATAACGGATATGGGACAGGCAATGGATAA